The proteins below come from a single Corylus avellana chromosome ca3, CavTom2PMs-1.0 genomic window:
- the LOC132174045 gene encoding increased DNA methylation 1-like, whose product MAYKLRDRKQKRIYVSSSSSESDSSLSDPDYSRTRPRRQPQRNNNNPCAPKETTDVEMVEAGKSRRRRKRAPYSFKKSTRPSANKTAGIQPKMRRTILSRLIEMEMIEENAEVWYMDETRRRILLKGMITRGGIFCHCCKKEITVWEFEVHAECDDLQRPYANIFLARKRVSLLECQLLGSQHYGFNKIEPKENAVDKNDDACMICADGGDLICCDNCPSTFHTDCMHMETIPQDDWLCPYCVCKHCGLAGYGADELFTCSQCQKKYHWACYLEEDLDLNTPVTPVNSFCGQSCREIYEHLERMLGVRNEVDGGLTWSLIRQTDLESAAPINNLHQIVECNCKIALVWGMLDQSFVTTIDRHTSINVIHSVIYNRGSNLNRINFNGFYTAILEKDDEIISAACLRIHGKKIAEMPFVATNENYRHKGMWRKLLAAIESVS is encoded by the exons ATGGCGTATAAATTGAGAGACAGGAAGCAAAAGAGAATTTACGTGAGCTCAAGCAGCTCCGAAAGTGACTCGAGCCTTTCTGATCCCGACTATTCAAGAACAAGGCCTCGAAGACAACCTCAACGAAACAACAATAATCCGTGTGCTCCAAAAGAAACCACAGATGTCGAAATGGTGGAAGCGGGAAAAAGTCGTCGGAGAAGAAAACGAGCTCCTTATTCGTTTAAGAAAAGCACTAGACCATCTGCGAATAAGACGGCCGGCATACAACCTAAGATGAGAAGAACAATCCTGTCAAGGTTGATAGAGATGGAGATGATTGAGGAAAATGCAGAAGTGTGGTACATGGATGAAACCCGCAGAAGAATACTGCTGAAGGGAATGATTACAAGGGGTGGGATTTTCTGCCATTGTTGTAAGAAGGAGATTACAGTGTGGGAGTTTGAAGTTCATGCTGAGTGTGATGATCTGCAAAGGCCATATGCAAACATTTTCCTCGCCAGGAAACGTGTTTCTCTGCTGGAATGCCAACTCTTGGGATCACAACATTATGGATTCAACAAGATTGAGCCTAAAGAGAATGCTGTCGACAAAAATGATGATGCTTGTATGATCTGCGCAGATGGAGGCGACTTGATATGTTGTGATAATTGTCCTTCAACTTTTCATACAGATTGTATGCATATGGAG ACTATTCCGCAAGATGATTGGCTATGCCCTTACTGTGTCTGCAAACACTGTGGTCTTGCCGGCTATGGTGCTGATGAATTATTCACATGCTCTCAATGTCAGAAgaaat ATCACTGGGCATGTTATCTTGAAGAAGACTTGGATCTTAATACTCCAGTGACTCCTGTCAACTCCTTTTGTGGGCAGAGCTGCAGGGAG ATTTATGAGCACTTGGAGAGAATGTTGGGAGTCAGAAACGAGGTAGATGGAGGATTGACTTGGTCTTTAATCCGCCAAACAGACCTGGAGTCAGCTGCACCTATCAATAATTTGCATCAGATTGTTGAATGTAACTGCAAGATTGCTCTTGTATGGGGAATGTTGGATCAATCTTTCGTTACAACCATAGACCGCCACACCAGCATAAACGTGATTCATAGTGTCATTTACAATCGAGG atcAAATTTGAATAGGATAAACTTTAATGGTTTTTATACGGCTATTCTTGAGAAGGATGATGAGATAATCTCCGCAGCATGTCTGAG AATACATGGGAAGAAGATTGCAGAGATGCCCTTTGTTGCAACCAATGAAAACTATAGGCATAAAGGGATGTGGAGAAAGCTTCTGGCTGCAATTGAATCTGTAAGTTGA